A window of Sphingomonas sp. R1 contains these coding sequences:
- a CDS encoding NAD(P)/FAD-dependent oxidoreductase has protein sequence MQRNMVVIGGGVVGLASALALARAGWRVRLVDADPDRSAASWGNAGHIAIEQVAPLASWATVRSLPRRRFAAGGAVALPPTAWRHWLPFGLKLLGAARPHRFARGQAALSGLLAEAMPAWGRLAASLDSADLLRVQGHIVAWADAASAEAGKRAWATADIGTATFRDATPAELLQLPGAKAAGAIRFTNTGQIADLGALDRALRTALVAAGGTILPGKAALQLAGGEARVAVDGVSLADADQLLVTAGAASGRLLAPLGHRVPIIAERGYHLRATDHDWPADLPPLVFEDRAMIVTRYAGCVQAASFVEFADIDTPPDPAKWERLEAHVAALGLPMRPPFTRWMGARPTLPDYLPAIGRSTRTGNLLYAFGHQHLGLTLAAVTGESVAALAEGRGGAIDLAPFGLHRFEA, from the coding sequence ATGCAGCGCAATATGGTGGTGATCGGTGGCGGGGTGGTGGGCCTGGCGAGCGCGCTTGCCCTGGCCCGTGCCGGCTGGCGCGTCCGGCTGGTCGATGCCGACCCGGATCGGTCCGCCGCCTCCTGGGGCAATGCCGGCCATATCGCGATCGAACAGGTTGCGCCGCTCGCCTCCTGGGCGACGGTGCGCAGCCTGCCGCGCCGGCGCTTCGCGGCGGGAGGCGCGGTGGCGTTGCCGCCCACAGCCTGGCGACACTGGCTGCCCTTCGGGCTGAAACTGCTCGGCGCCGCGCGGCCGCACCGGTTCGCGCGCGGACAGGCGGCCCTGTCCGGACTGCTCGCCGAGGCGATGCCCGCCTGGGGGCGGCTGGCCGCCAGCCTCGATTCAGCGGACCTGCTGCGCGTCCAGGGGCATATCGTTGCCTGGGCCGATGCCGCTTCTGCCGAGGCGGGCAAGCGAGCCTGGGCGACTGCCGACATCGGCACCGCCACGTTCCGCGACGCCACGCCGGCGGAGCTGCTCCAGCTGCCCGGCGCGAAGGCGGCAGGGGCAATCCGCTTCACCAATACCGGGCAGATCGCCGATCTCGGCGCGCTGGACCGGGCGCTGCGGACTGCGCTGGTCGCGGCGGGCGGTACGATCCTGCCCGGCAAGGCTGCCCTGCAGCTGGCGGGCGGCGAGGCGCGGGTGGCGGTCGACGGCGTGTCGCTCGCCGATGCGGACCAGCTGCTGGTCACCGCCGGCGCCGCCTCGGGCCGTCTGCTCGCGCCGCTCGGCCACCGCGTGCCGATCATCGCCGAGCGCGGCTATCATCTCCGCGCTACCGATCACGACTGGCCCGCGGATCTGCCACCCCTGGTGTTCGAGGACCGCGCGATGATCGTCACCCGCTATGCCGGTTGCGTGCAGGCGGCGAGCTTCGTCGAGTTCGCCGATATCGACACCCCGCCCGATCCCGCCAAGTGGGAGCGGCTCGAGGCGCATGTCGCCGCGCTCGGCCTGCCGATGCGGCCGCCCTTCACCCGCTGGATGGGCGCACGGCCGACGCTGCCCGACTATCTCCCGGCGATCGGGCGGAGCACCCGGACCGGCAATCTGCTCTACGCCTTCGGGCACCAGCATCTCGGTCTCACGCTTGCCGCCGTCACCGGCGAAAGCGTGGCGGCGCTCGCAGAGGGCAGGGGCGGCGCGATCGATCTGGCCCCGTTCGGCCTTCACCGTTTCGAAGCATGA